In Sander lucioperca isolate FBNREF2018 chromosome 21, SLUC_FBN_1.2, whole genome shotgun sequence, the following proteins share a genomic window:
- the LOC116034444 gene encoding scavenger receptor cysteine-rich type 1 protein M130-like, whose product MSSVVNDVWCLFSLSIVSSIISPDSVRLVTGTSLCSGRLEVKTNQSIQRWSSVCEDDFDQQDAEVVCRELGCGAPSVLQGALYGEVEPPMRTKEFQCGGHESALLDCRSSGSDRNTCSPGKAVGLTCSESVRLVGGASRCAGTLEVKQGEWRPVSYSDWSLKRAAAACRELDCGSAVSVEREESSDRSVWGIWSDCAESGSVLRECATSSSSSSFLHLTCSDLLLQPNISVSSSMVGVSEVDQQEVFQVFWGSNFTISCSIQPQYPGGSFQLTFTSSDSTHSYTQPAVNHSAHFLFPAAEPAHQGSYSCVYHLYVFSHNFSSESRVLSLSVMDLRPLIIRAILLPLILLVEIIVLYFYCRANRGQLPYKQKNIDLQANRGQPPCRQNNIELDYYNLGVPAAEGGPTEEEGAQGAE is encoded by the exons ATGAGTTCTGTTGTTAATGATGTCTggtgtcttttctctctctctattgtaTCTTCTATCATCTCTCCAGACTCTGTCAGGCTGGTGACTGGGACCAGTCTATGCTCAGGCAGACTGGAGGTGAAGACTAACCAGTCTATCCAGCGCTGGTCTTCAGTGTGTGAAGATGACTTTGACCAGCAGGATGCAGAGGTGGTCTGTAGGGAGCTTGGCTGTGGGGCTCCTTCAGTCCTCCAGGGGGCGCTCTATGGAGAAGTGGAGCCTCCAATGAGGACCAAAGAGTTCCAGTGTGGAGGCCATGAGTCTGCTCTCCTGGACTGTagaagctcaggctcagatagaAACACCTGCTCACCTGGAAAAGCTGTTGgactcacctgctcag AGTCTGTCAGGTTGGTGGGAGGAGCCAGTCGCTGTGCAGGAACACTGGAGGTGAAACAAGGAGAATGGAGACCAGTGAGTTACTCTGACTGGAGCCTGAAGAGAGCAGCTGCTGCCTGCAGAGAGTTAGACTGTGGCTCTGCTGTTTctgtagagagagaagagtCCTCAGACAGATCTGTGTGGGGGATCTGGTCTGACTGTGCTGAGTCTGGATCTGTTCTTAGGGAGTGTGCAAcatcatcttcctcttcctccttccttcatctcacctgctcag ACCTGCTGCTTCAGCCCAAcatctctgtgtcctcctccaTGGTCGGGGTCTCCGAGGTGGACCAGCAGGAGGTGTTCCAGGTGTTCTGGGGCTCCAacttcaccatcagctgctcCATCCAGCCACAGTACCCAGGAGGCTCCTTCCAGCTCACCTTCACCTCCTCCGACTCAACACACAGCTACACCCAGCCAGCTGTCAATCACTctgcccacttcctgtttcctgctgcAGAGCCCGCCCACCAAGGAAGCTACAGCTGTGTTTATCACCTCTATGTTTTCTCTCATAACTTCTCCTCTGAGAGCCGTGTGCTCTCTCTCAGCGTCATGG ATCTGAGGCCTTTAATCATCAGAGCGATCCTCCTGCCGCTGATTCTGCTGGTGGAGATCATTGTCCTTTACTTCTACTGTAGG GCCAACAGGGGGCAGCTGCCGTACAAACAGAAGAACATTGATCTCCAGGCCAACAGGGGGCAGCCGCCGTGCAGACAGAACAACATTGAGCTGGATTATTATAACCTGGGTGTCCCTGCAGCTGAAGGAGGGCCGACTGAAGAGGAAGGAGCTCAGGGAGCTGAGTAG